From a single Pleurodeles waltl isolate 20211129_DDA chromosome 8, aPleWal1.hap1.20221129, whole genome shotgun sequence genomic region:
- the LOC138249633 gene encoding dentin sialophosphoprotein-like has translation MELELCWTAQRCPEDWIAISNIAIYVTCFGAQVSSYGCTAGKYSKHSTASRSQTQDKYSKHRTARRSHTQDKYDSPDRTDSTGSRSQTQDNYSTDSTAGGSHTQDKYSTDSTASCSHTQHKYSTNSTASRSQTQDNYSTDSTTSPSHTEDKCSTDSSAGSPSHTQDKCSADSSTASRSHTQDKCNTDSTASQSHTQDKCSTDSTAIQSHTQDKCSADSSAGSRSYTQDKYSTGSTASRSHTHKYSTQSSARRSHTQDKYSTGSSTASRSHTQDKYSTDSTASRSHTQAKYITDSTEGCLTHRTNKYSTESSASSSHTQDKYNTDSSASPSHTQDKNSTDSTASRYHTQDKNSTDSTASPSHTQDKYSTDSNASQSHTQNKYSTDSTASRYHTQDKNSTDSTASPSHTQDKCSTHSSAGSRSQTLDKCSADSSAGSPSHTQDKCSADSSTASRSHTQDKYSTNSTASRPHTQDKCSADSTASSSHTEDKYSTDSTASRSHTQDKYSTDSTASRSHTQDNYSTDSTESWSHRQDKYCIDSTASRSHTQDKCSPDSSTGSCSHTQDKCSADSSTIKCSTDSSTASRSHTQDKYSTDSTASRSYTQDKYSTDSTASRSARQDKYGTESNAGSQSHTQDKCSADSTASRSHTQDKCSADSTASLSHTQDKYSTDSTASRSHTQDKYSTDSTAQWSHMQDK, from the exons ATGGAGCTGGAGCTCTGTTGGACAGCACAACGCTGTCCTGAGGACTGGATTGCAATATCCAACATCGCGATCTATGTGACATGCTTTGGTGCCCAGGTGTCTTCATATGGCTGTACAG CGGGCAAATATAGCAAACACAGCACTGCAAGCCGGTCTCAGACACAGGACAAGTACAGCAAACACAGAACTGCAAGACGGTCTCACACACAGGACAAGTATGACAGCCCCGACAGGACAGACAGCACTGGAAGCCGGTCTCAGACACAGGACAATTACAGCACAGACAGTACTGCAGGGGGGTCTCACACACAGGAcaagtacagcacagacagcactgCAAGCTGTTCTCACACACAGCACAAGTATAGCACAAACAGCACTGCAAGCCGCTCTCAGACACAGGACAATTACAGCACAGACAGCACTACAAGCCCTTCTCACACAGAGGATAAgtgcagcacagacagcagtgctgGAAGCCCTTCTCACACACAGGATAAGTGCAGCGcagacagcagcactgcaagccGGTCTCACACACAGGACAAGTGCAACACAGACAGCACTGCAAGCCAGTCTCACACACAGGACAAGTGCAGCACAGACAGCACTGCAATCCAGTCTCACACACAGGATAAGTGCAGCGCAGACAGCAGTGCTGGAAGCCGTTCCTACACACAGGATAAGTACAGCACAGGGAGCACTGCAAGCCGATCTCACACACACAAGTACAGCACACAGAGCAGTGCAAGACGGTCTCACACACAGGAcaagtacagcacaggcagcagcactgcaagccggtctcacacacaggacaagtacagcacagacagcactgCAAGCCGGTCTCACACACAGGCCAAGTACATCACAGACAGCACTGAGGGATGCCTCACACACAGGAcaa ACAAGTACAGCACAGAGAGCAGTGCAAGCAGTTCTCACACACAGGACAAGTAcaacacagacagcagtgcaagcccTTCTCACACACAGGATAAGAACAGCACAGACAGCACTGCAAGCCGGTATCACACACAGGATAAGAACAGCACAGACAGCACTGCAAGCCCTTCTCACACACAGGATaagtacagcacagacagcaatgCAAGCCAGtctcacacacagaacaagtacagcacagacagcactgCAAGCCGGTATCACACACAGGATAAGAACAGCACAGACAGCACTGCAAGCCCTTCTCACACACAGGataagtgcagcacacacagcagtgctGGAAGCCGGTCTCAAACACTGGATAAGTGCAGCGCAGACAGCAGCGCTGGAAGCCCTTCTCACACACAGGATAAGTGCAGCGcagacagcagcactgcaagccGGTCTCACACACAGGACAAGTACAGCACAAACAGCACTGCAAGCCGGCCTCACACACAGGATAAGTGCAGCGCAGACAGCACCGCAAGTTCTTCTCACACAGAGGAcaagtacagcacagacagcactgCAAGCCGGTCTCACACACAGGACAAGTATAGCACAGACAGCACTGCAAGCCGGTCTCACACACAGGACAATTACAGCACAGACAGCACTGAAAGCTGGTCTCACAGACAGGACAAGTATTGCATAGACAGCACTGCAAGCCGGTCTCACACACAGGATAAGTGCAGCCCAGACAGCAGCACTGGAAGCTGTTCTCATACACAGGATAAGTGCAGCGCAGACAGCAGCACT ATTAAatgcagcacagacagcagcactgcaagccGGTCTCACACACAGGACAAGTACAGTACAGACAGCACTGCAAGCCGGTCTTACACACAAGAcaagtacagcacagacagcactgCAAGTCGGTCTGCAAGACAGGACAAGTACGGCACAGAGAGCAATGCTGGAAGCCAGTCTCACACACAGGATAAATGCAGCGCAGACAGCACTGCAAGCCGGTCTCACACACAGGATAAGTGCAGCGCAGACAGCACTGCAAGCCTGTCTCATACACAGGAcaagtacagcacagacagcactgCAAGCCGGTCTCACACACAGGAcaagtacagcacagacagcactgCACAATGGTCTCACATGCAGGACAAGTAA